Proteins encoded within one genomic window of Eublepharis macularius isolate TG4126 chromosome 10, MPM_Emac_v1.0, whole genome shotgun sequence:
- the LOC129336755 gene encoding rho-related BTB domain-containing protein 2-like isoform X1, translating to MELDVDYERPNVETIKCVVVGDNAAGKTRLICARACNATLSQYQLLATHVPTVWAIDQYRVCQEVLERSRDVVDEVSVSLRLWDTFGDHHKDRRFAYGRSDVVVLCFSLANPNSLRHVKSMWYPEIKHFCPRTPIVLVGCQLDLRYADLDAVNRARRPLAKPIKPSDILPPECGHEVAKELGIPYYETSVVAQFGIKDVFDNAIRAALISRRHLQFWKSHLKKMQRPLLQAPFLPPKPPPPIIHIPEPAAAEGRGPGSLFREPLCADVVFCLWGGHRVFAHRVYLATSCSKFYDLFMLDLVGDGVGTKEPAGRTKSLDADKSSLGVAAAATAASLRASQSDDPLRLMPPPRELSGWGRGFVSMRQEEVRDPLTHQGKPMTVVCMGELVPLGPFRAVLEYLYTGHLDPHRADLMQVAAIAELLEVFDLRMMVANILNKESFMNREITKAFHVRRANRIKECLSKGTFADVMFVVDDGCMLAHKPLLLAGCDFMVAMFGSTFRESCATEVSLPGTNCACLRAVLEFLYTGLFVPSPDLDAMELLVLTNRLCLTRLQALTEQYAVDELVHASLQQVEIDTQVILYLEMTQFHNARQLAAWCLHYICTNYNSVCRRFPREMKYMSPENQAHFERHRWPPVWYLKEEDRYLRSQKERELEEEVMRKQHPRSKWCFWRPHHASHIS from the exons ATGGAGCTGGACGTGGACTACGAGCGGCCCAACGTCGAGACCATCAAGTGCGTGGTGGTGGGCGACAACGCGGCCGGCAAGACGCGGCTCATCTGCGCGCGGGCCTGCAACGCCACCCTCTCGCAGTACCAGCTGCTGGCCACCCACGTGCCCACCGTCTGGGCCATCGACCAGTACCGCGTCTGCCAGGAG GTGCTGGAGCGCTCGCGGGACGTGGTGGACGAGGTCAGCGTCTCCCTGCGCCTCTGGGACACCTTCGGCGACCACCACAAGGACCGCCGCTTCGCCTACGGCAG GTCGGACGTGGTGGTGCTGTGCTTCTCTCTGGCCAACCCCAACTCGCTGCGCCACGTGAAGAGCATGTGGTACCCCGAGATCAAGCACTTCTGCCCGCGCACACCCATCGTCTTGGTGGGCTGCCAGCTCGACCTCCGCTATGCAGACCTGGATGCCGTGAACCGTGCTCGCCGGCCCTTGGCCAA gcCCATCAAGCCATCAGATATCCTTCCGCCAGAGTGTGGCCATGAGGTGGCCAAGGAGCTGGGCATCCCATACTACGAAACCAGCGTGGTGGCCCAGTTTGGAATCAAAGATGTCTTTGACAACGCCATCCGTGCCGCCCTCATCTCACGCCGCCACCTGCAGTTCTGGAAGTCACACCTCAAGAAGATGCAGCGCCCGCTGCTGCAGGCACCATTCCTGCCCCCAAAGCCGCCACCGCCCATCATCCACATCCCGGAGCCGGCTGCCGCCGAAGGCCGAGGCCCCGGCAGCCTCTTCCGTGAGCCCCTCTGTGCCGACGTCGTGTTCTGCCTGTGGGGCGGGCACCGTGTCTTCGCCCATCGCGTGTATCTGGCCACGTCATGCTCCAAATTCTACGATCTCTTTATGCTGGACTTGGTAGGGGACGGCGTGGGCACGAAGGAGCCAGCCGGCAGGACTAAGAGCTTGGATGCCGACAAGAGTTCTTTGggagtggcagctgcagcaacagcGGCTTCTCTGCGAGCCTCCCAAAGCGACGACCCCCTGCGCCTGATGCCGCCGCCCCGGGAGTTGTCTGGCTGGGGCCGGGGGTTTGTCAGCATGCGGCAGGAGGAGGTGCGAGACCCGCTCACCCATCAGGGGAAGCCCATGACGGTGGTCTGTATGGGTGAGCTGGTGCCCCTGGGCCCCTTCCGGGCCGTGCTGGAATACTTGTACACCGGGCACCTGGACCCGCACCGAGCCGACCTGATGCAGGTGGCCGCCATCGCAGAGCTGCTGGAGGTCTTTGACTTGCGCATGATGGTGGCCAACATTCTCAACAAGGAAAGTTTTATGAACCGCGAGATCACAAAGGCCTTCCACGTGCGTCGTGCCAACCGCATCAAGGAGTGCCTGAGCAAAGGTACCTTTGCAG ATGTGATGTTTGTGGTGGATGACGGCTGCATGCTAGCCCACAAGCCGCTACTCCTTGCAGGCTGTGACTTCATGGTGGCCATGTTCGGCAGCACATTTCGAGAGAGCTGTGCGACTGAG gtCTCCCTGCCAGGCACAAACTGCGCTTGCCTCCGTGCCGTTCTGGAGTTCCTCTACACAGGGCTCTTTGTCCCTAGCCCAGACCTCGATGCTATGGAGCTGCTGGTGCTCACCAACCGCCTTTGCCTGACCCGTTTGCAGGCCCTGACCG AGCAGTACGCAGTGGATGAGCTGGTCCATGCCAGCTTGCAGCAGGTGGAGATTGACACGCAAGTGATACTGTACCTGGAAATGACACAG TTCCATAATGCCCGCCAGCTGGCTGCCTGGTGTCTCCATTATATCTGCACCAACTACAACAGTGTCTGTCGCCGCTTTCCCCGCGAGATGAAGTATATGTCGCCAG AAAACCAGGCCCACTTTGAACGTCACCGCTGGCCCCCGGTCTGGTACCTGAAAGAGGAAGACCGCTACCTGCGCTCACAAAAGGAGCGGGAGCTGGAGGAAGAGGTGATGCGGAAACAGCACCCACGCAGCAAGTGGTGCTTCTGGCGCCCGCATCATGCCAGCCACATCTCCTGA
- the LOC129336755 gene encoding rho-related BTB domain-containing protein 2-like isoform X2 encodes MELDVDYERPNVETIKCVVVGDNAAGKTRLICARACNATLSQYQLLATHVPTVWAIDQYRVCQEVLERSRDVVDEVSVSLRLWDTFGDHHKDRRFAYGRPIKPSDILPPECGHEVAKELGIPYYETSVVAQFGIKDVFDNAIRAALISRRHLQFWKSHLKKMQRPLLQAPFLPPKPPPPIIHIPEPAAAEGRGPGSLFREPLCADVVFCLWGGHRVFAHRVYLATSCSKFYDLFMLDLVGDGVGTKEPAGRTKSLDADKSSLGVAAAATAASLRASQSDDPLRLMPPPRELSGWGRGFVSMRQEEVRDPLTHQGKPMTVVCMGELVPLGPFRAVLEYLYTGHLDPHRADLMQVAAIAELLEVFDLRMMVANILNKESFMNREITKAFHVRRANRIKECLSKGTFADVMFVVDDGCMLAHKPLLLAGCDFMVAMFGSTFRESCATEVSLPGTNCACLRAVLEFLYTGLFVPSPDLDAMELLVLTNRLCLTRLQALTEQYAVDELVHASLQQVEIDTQVILYLEMTQFHNARQLAAWCLHYICTNYNSVCRRFPREMKYMSPENQAHFERHRWPPVWYLKEEDRYLRSQKERELEEEVMRKQHPRSKWCFWRPHHASHIS; translated from the exons ATGGAGCTGGACGTGGACTACGAGCGGCCCAACGTCGAGACCATCAAGTGCGTGGTGGTGGGCGACAACGCGGCCGGCAAGACGCGGCTCATCTGCGCGCGGGCCTGCAACGCCACCCTCTCGCAGTACCAGCTGCTGGCCACCCACGTGCCCACCGTCTGGGCCATCGACCAGTACCGCGTCTGCCAGGAG GTGCTGGAGCGCTCGCGGGACGTGGTGGACGAGGTCAGCGTCTCCCTGCGCCTCTGGGACACCTTCGGCGACCACCACAAGGACCGCCGCTTCGCCTACGGCAG gcCCATCAAGCCATCAGATATCCTTCCGCCAGAGTGTGGCCATGAGGTGGCCAAGGAGCTGGGCATCCCATACTACGAAACCAGCGTGGTGGCCCAGTTTGGAATCAAAGATGTCTTTGACAACGCCATCCGTGCCGCCCTCATCTCACGCCGCCACCTGCAGTTCTGGAAGTCACACCTCAAGAAGATGCAGCGCCCGCTGCTGCAGGCACCATTCCTGCCCCCAAAGCCGCCACCGCCCATCATCCACATCCCGGAGCCGGCTGCCGCCGAAGGCCGAGGCCCCGGCAGCCTCTTCCGTGAGCCCCTCTGTGCCGACGTCGTGTTCTGCCTGTGGGGCGGGCACCGTGTCTTCGCCCATCGCGTGTATCTGGCCACGTCATGCTCCAAATTCTACGATCTCTTTATGCTGGACTTGGTAGGGGACGGCGTGGGCACGAAGGAGCCAGCCGGCAGGACTAAGAGCTTGGATGCCGACAAGAGTTCTTTGggagtggcagctgcagcaacagcGGCTTCTCTGCGAGCCTCCCAAAGCGACGACCCCCTGCGCCTGATGCCGCCGCCCCGGGAGTTGTCTGGCTGGGGCCGGGGGTTTGTCAGCATGCGGCAGGAGGAGGTGCGAGACCCGCTCACCCATCAGGGGAAGCCCATGACGGTGGTCTGTATGGGTGAGCTGGTGCCCCTGGGCCCCTTCCGGGCCGTGCTGGAATACTTGTACACCGGGCACCTGGACCCGCACCGAGCCGACCTGATGCAGGTGGCCGCCATCGCAGAGCTGCTGGAGGTCTTTGACTTGCGCATGATGGTGGCCAACATTCTCAACAAGGAAAGTTTTATGAACCGCGAGATCACAAAGGCCTTCCACGTGCGTCGTGCCAACCGCATCAAGGAGTGCCTGAGCAAAGGTACCTTTGCAG ATGTGATGTTTGTGGTGGATGACGGCTGCATGCTAGCCCACAAGCCGCTACTCCTTGCAGGCTGTGACTTCATGGTGGCCATGTTCGGCAGCACATTTCGAGAGAGCTGTGCGACTGAG gtCTCCCTGCCAGGCACAAACTGCGCTTGCCTCCGTGCCGTTCTGGAGTTCCTCTACACAGGGCTCTTTGTCCCTAGCCCAGACCTCGATGCTATGGAGCTGCTGGTGCTCACCAACCGCCTTTGCCTGACCCGTTTGCAGGCCCTGACCG AGCAGTACGCAGTGGATGAGCTGGTCCATGCCAGCTTGCAGCAGGTGGAGATTGACACGCAAGTGATACTGTACCTGGAAATGACACAG TTCCATAATGCCCGCCAGCTGGCTGCCTGGTGTCTCCATTATATCTGCACCAACTACAACAGTGTCTGTCGCCGCTTTCCCCGCGAGATGAAGTATATGTCGCCAG AAAACCAGGCCCACTTTGAACGTCACCGCTGGCCCCCGGTCTGGTACCTGAAAGAGGAAGACCGCTACCTGCGCTCACAAAAGGAGCGGGAGCTGGAGGAAGAGGTGATGCGGAAACAGCACCCACGCAGCAAGTGGTGCTTCTGGCGCCCGCATCATGCCAGCCACATCTCCTGA